In Strigops habroptila isolate Jane chromosome 4, bStrHab1.2.pri, whole genome shotgun sequence, a single genomic region encodes these proteins:
- the CFAP70 gene encoding cilia- and flagella-associated protein 70 isoform X2 translates to MEVSGGPSSRKESTVSVPSESQPTPVQITVLKAQDLKTLKSDVSVTSVCVEYNGVILGESSRTEVLPNGTADYNFTTSFECSPDGPNSLDDIAQTPMLLTVIEMLQKDKKQKERTAPLGQAVVDLLPLLQGQHSFQVTAPLYAVPTSPSENLHPEAKGGLEVTVSTKEPLLSATQLSNGNFLSITLEAAYSIPEAFAATGPLQNYMACLQVPATGEKELPLLFKNGILKLAGEKEPLPRPKKWPLANIMAPGALSIPNSFIVGGPYEDEDGELNKGEDREFRIQAESMKRVVWDMESRCYLDPAAVVILQKRIAECQYWPVEVCRISVALPSKGKTSKADKGDEEKQISFHGVAYVNMMPLLCPGVKQIRGAFRVCAYQDSKVFEKSKSQHSIFRDLRRQLSVTRVGSGTLGMGAPLIRAAASKTQKEDKLKSTNKRMSHTPKIQLPNGTGEAENAVQLNLEGQQYVEAGTFLVMEIKLDKALVPRRLREELTEQVKQMIPPRPPLPPRTSGAQKAVEDYHHHVTSIAAAILNECHELFGKQPPDQGTTDHQTLEEQKRQLNFELNSSGKYFALKEQLKYAVVKIVREKYLKTTAFESQEKFQAFLSELYVYLMDQMHIALNQLLFEEAAPSAPPSHITQKQLWLFAHEAQVMKDYKLASLYHQQRIAQDQHNIECWLDYGAFCLLLEETTKAHECFQQALSLDPSHIQSLLLCGITAAMLQHDEEATVLFEDACCLEPSSVVAWTLSGLFYELQDNNIQAEMAFREAKKLLQAQLAKERSIPEAAEGEGEKVPEGSADKLPKVVEPAPACVATEEEATAPEAAPKAPSPGSGLGQPPCTIFMKTVEFLIKVNAVQFVHKALAHELLSLQGGPFSEYYLALAQTYLLKEELSKCEECLCEAVRIDCMNPNVWAQKGHLCYLKKDFGEAKECYERTMGFMEDAEDMRFVYLRLGSIYLEEKLYGRAKKIYLLACKDSASCLTWLGVGIACYRLKEMVEAEDALSEANALNNTNAEVWAYLSLICLRGGRHMEAEQCYKYVIKLGLKNDALLQELRAAQLRFGFGNPEL, encoded by the exons ATGGAGGTCTCTGGGGGGCCATCTTCCAGAAAAGAGTCCACTGTGTCTGTTCCCAGCGAGTCACAACCAACGCCAGTACAGATCACAGTGCTGAAGGCACAGGACCTG AAAACTCTCAAAAGCGACGTGTCAGTCACTTCGGTGTGTGTGGAGTACAACGGAGTGATCCTGGGAGAGTCCTCCAGGACTGAGGTCCTGCCAAATGGGACAGCAGACTACAATTTCACAACCAGCTTTGAGTGCAGCCCCGATGGGCCCAACTCCCTGGATGACATTGCACAAACCCCCATGCTCT tGACAGTGATAGAAATGTTGCAAAAGgacaagaaacagaaggagAGGACCGCACCTCTTGGCCAAGCTGTGGTGGaccttctgcctctgctgcaag GACAGCATTCATTTCAGGTCACAGCTCCTTTATATGCAGTGCCTACCTCTCCATCAGAGAACCTTCACCCAGAGGCCAAG GGTGGCCTTGAAGTGACAGTGAGCACCAAAGAGCCTCTGCTGTCTGCCACGCAGCTTTCAAACGGTAACTTCCTGAGCATTACACTGGAGGCAGCTTATTCTATCCCTGAAGCGTTTGCTGCCACAGGACCCCTGCAAAACTACATGGCTTGCTTGCAAGTACCAGCAACTGGGGAG AAAGAACTCCCCTTGCTCTTCAAGAATGGCATCCTGAAGCTTGCTGGTGAGAAAGAGCCATTACCCCGGCCCAAAAAGTGGCCGCTTGCTAACATTATGGCCCCTGGCGCTCTGAGCATACCTAACTCCTTCATTGTTGGTGGCCCCtatgaggatgaggatggagagCTCAACAAAGGAGAG GACAGGGAATTTAGGATCCAAGCAGAAAGCATGAAGAGAGTTGTGTGGGACATGGAAAGTCGTTGTTACCTGGATCCTGCTGCAGTAGTCAT cctgcagaagcgCATTGCAGAGTGCCAGTATTGGCCCGTGGAGGTCTGCAGGATATCTGTGGCCTTACCcagcaaagggaaaaccagCAAAGCTGACAAG GGagatgaggaaaagcagatttcCTTCCATGGTGTGGCATATGTCAACATGATGCCTTTGCTCTGCCCTGGTGTGAAGCAGATCCGAGGCGCTTTTCGTGTCTGTGCCTACCAAGACAGCAAAGTGTTTGAGAAG AGCAAAAGTCAGCACAGCATTTTCCGAGATCTCAGGAGGCAGCTCAGTGTGACGCGGGTGGGCTCGGGGACCTTAGGAATGGGTGCTCCCCTTATCcgagctgctgccagcaagacTCAGAAGGAAGACAAATTGAAAAGCACAAATAAGAGG ATGTCCCACACGCCCAAAATCCAGTTGCCAAATGGCACTGGAGAAGCGGAAAACGCCGTGCAGCTCAACCTTGAAGGACAG CAATACGTTGAAGCAGGAACATTCCTGGTGATGGAGATAAAGCTGGACAAGGCCTTGGTACCAAGGAGACTGCGAGAGGAGCTCACCGAACA GGTCAAGCAGATGATTCCTCCTCGCCCCCCGCTGCCTCCTCGGACTTCAGGAGCCCAGAAG GCTGTGGAAGATTATCACCACCACGTCACGAGCATTGCTGCTGCCATCCTAAATGAATGCCATGAACTCTTTGGGAAGCAGCCACCTGACCAGGGAACGACAGACCACCAAACCCTGGAGGAACAGAAGCGTCAGCTCAACTTTGAGCTCAACAGCTCtggcaaatattttgctttaaaggaaCAGCTAAAG TATGCTGTAGTGAAGATTGTGAGGGAGAAATACCTGAAGACGACGGCGTTTGAAAGCCAGGAGAAATTCCAGGCATTCCTCAGTGAGCTCTACGTGTACCTCATGGACCAGATGCACATTGCCCTGAACCAG ctgctgtttgaGGAAGCTGCTCCTTCTGCCCCTCCATCCCACATCACCCAGAAGCAGCTCTGGCTCTTTGCTCATGAGGCTCAAGTCATGAAGGACTACAAGCTGGCATCTCTCTACCACCAGCAG AGGATAGCTCAGGACCAGCACAACATCGAGTGCTGGCTGGACTATGGGGCATTTTGCCTCCTGCTCGAGGAAACAACCAAAGCCCATGAGTGCTTCCAGCAGGCTCTTTCTCTGGATCCCAGTCACATCCAGAG TTTGCTGCTCTGTGGGATTACAGCTGCCATGCTGCAGCACGATGAAGAGGCAACGGTTTTATTTGAGGATGCCTGCTGCTTGGAGCCATCCAGCGTTGTGGCCTGGACGCTTTCAG GTTTGTTTTATGAGCTGCAGGATAATAATATTCAGGCAGAAATGGCCTTCCGTGAGGCTAAGAAGCTCCTGCAAGCACAGCTCGCCAAGGAGAGGAGCATCCCTGaggctgctgaaggagaaggag AGAAGGTTCCAGAAGGCTCTGCTGACAAACTGCCAAAGGTGGTGGAGCCTGCCCCAGCCTGTGTGGCAACCGAGGAAGAGGCGACTGCACCAGAGGCAGCCCCGAAAG CACCATCCCCTGGTTCAGGACTTGGACAACCTCCCTGCACGATCTTCATGAAGACAGTGGAATTCCTGATAAAAGTCAATGCTGTCCAG TTTGTTCACAAGGCCCTTGCCCACGAGCTGCTGAGCCTCCAGGGAGGTCCCTTCAGTGAGTACTACCTGGCGCTGGCCCAGACTTACTTGCTGAAAGAAGAACTCTCCAAATGTGAAGAATGTCTCTGCGAGGCTGTTAGGATTGACTGCATG AATCCAAATGTCTGGGCTCAGAAAGGGCACCTCTGCTACCTGAAGAAAGACTTTGGTGAGGCAAAGGAGTGCTATGAGCGAACCATGGGGTTTATGGAGGATGCTGAGGATATGCGCTTTGTCTACCTGCGCCTGGGCTCCATCTACCTGGAGGAGAAATTG TACGGCCGAGCGAAGAAGATCTACCTGCTCGCCTGCAAAGACTCCGCGTCCTGTCTCACCTGGCTGGGAGTGGGAATCGCCTGCTACAGG CTGAAGGAGATGGTGGAAGCAGAAGATGCCCTCTCTGAAGCCAATGCCCTCAATAACACCAACGCTGAAGTGTGGGCATATCTCTCCCTCATCTGCCTGCGT ggaGGACGGCATATGGAGGCAGAGCAGTGCTACAAGTACGTCATCAAG CTGGGCCTGAAGAACGACgcgctgctgcaggagctccgCGCCGCGCAACTGCGGTTCGGCTTCGGCAACCCGGAGCTCTGA
- the CFAP70 gene encoding cilia- and flagella-associated protein 70 isoform X3: protein MEVSGGPSSRKESTVSVPSESQPTPVQITVLKAQDLKTLKSDVSVTSVCVEYNGVILGESSRTEVLPNGTADYNFTTSFECSPDGPNSLDDIAQTPMLLTVIEMLQKDKKQKERTAPLGQAVVDLLPLLQGQHSFQVTAPLYAVPTSPSENLHPEAKGGLEVTVSTKEPLLSATQLSNGNFLSITLEAAYSIPEAFAATGPLQNYMACLQVPATGEKELPLLFKNGILKLAGEKEPLPRPKKWPLANIMAPGALSIPNSFIVGGPYEDEDGELNKGEDREFRIQAESMKRVVWDMESRCYLDPAAVVILQKRIAECQYWPVEVCRISVALPSKGKTSKADKGDEEKQISFHGVAYVNMMPLLCPGVKQIRGAFRVCAYQDSKVFEKMSHTPKIQLPNGTGEAENAVQLNLEGQQYVEAGTFLVMEIKLDKALVPRRLREELTEQVKQMIPPRPPLPPRTSGAQKAVEDYHHHVTSIAAAILNECHELFGKQPPDQGTTDHQTLEEQKRQLNFELNSSGKYFALKEQLKYAVVKIVREKYLKTTAFESQEKFQAFLSELYVYLMDQMHIALNQLLFEEAAPSAPPSHITQKQLWLFAHEAQVMKDYKLASLYHQQRIAQDQHNIECWLDYGAFCLLLEETTKAHECFQQALSLDPSHIQSLLLCGITAAMLQHDEEATVLFEDACCLEPSSVVAWTLSGLFYELQDNNIQAEMAFREAKKLLQAQLAKERSIPEAAEGEGEKVPEGSADKLPKVVEPAPACVATEEEATAPEAAPKAGNLQTKQVHSDFQSSTSQDGQPAGERSSLPTSPSPGSGLGQPPCTIFMKTVEFLIKVNAVQFVHKALAHELLSLQGGPFSEYYLALAQTYLLKEELSKCEECLCEAVRIDCMNPNVWAQKGHLCYLKKDFGEAKECYERTMGFMEDAEDMRFVYLRLGSIYLEEKLYGRAKKIYLLACKDSASCLTWLGVGIACYRLKEMVEAEDALSEANALNNTNAEVWAYLSLICLRGGRHMEAEQCYKYVIKLGLKNDALLQELRAAQLRFGFGNPEL, encoded by the exons ATGGAGGTCTCTGGGGGGCCATCTTCCAGAAAAGAGTCCACTGTGTCTGTTCCCAGCGAGTCACAACCAACGCCAGTACAGATCACAGTGCTGAAGGCACAGGACCTG AAAACTCTCAAAAGCGACGTGTCAGTCACTTCGGTGTGTGTGGAGTACAACGGAGTGATCCTGGGAGAGTCCTCCAGGACTGAGGTCCTGCCAAATGGGACAGCAGACTACAATTTCACAACCAGCTTTGAGTGCAGCCCCGATGGGCCCAACTCCCTGGATGACATTGCACAAACCCCCATGCTCT tGACAGTGATAGAAATGTTGCAAAAGgacaagaaacagaaggagAGGACCGCACCTCTTGGCCAAGCTGTGGTGGaccttctgcctctgctgcaag GACAGCATTCATTTCAGGTCACAGCTCCTTTATATGCAGTGCCTACCTCTCCATCAGAGAACCTTCACCCAGAGGCCAAG GGTGGCCTTGAAGTGACAGTGAGCACCAAAGAGCCTCTGCTGTCTGCCACGCAGCTTTCAAACGGTAACTTCCTGAGCATTACACTGGAGGCAGCTTATTCTATCCCTGAAGCGTTTGCTGCCACAGGACCCCTGCAAAACTACATGGCTTGCTTGCAAGTACCAGCAACTGGGGAG AAAGAACTCCCCTTGCTCTTCAAGAATGGCATCCTGAAGCTTGCTGGTGAGAAAGAGCCATTACCCCGGCCCAAAAAGTGGCCGCTTGCTAACATTATGGCCCCTGGCGCTCTGAGCATACCTAACTCCTTCATTGTTGGTGGCCCCtatgaggatgaggatggagagCTCAACAAAGGAGAG GACAGGGAATTTAGGATCCAAGCAGAAAGCATGAAGAGAGTTGTGTGGGACATGGAAAGTCGTTGTTACCTGGATCCTGCTGCAGTAGTCAT cctgcagaagcgCATTGCAGAGTGCCAGTATTGGCCCGTGGAGGTCTGCAGGATATCTGTGGCCTTACCcagcaaagggaaaaccagCAAAGCTGACAAG GGagatgaggaaaagcagatttcCTTCCATGGTGTGGCATATGTCAACATGATGCCTTTGCTCTGCCCTGGTGTGAAGCAGATCCGAGGCGCTTTTCGTGTCTGTGCCTACCAAGACAGCAAAGTGTTTGAGAAG ATGTCCCACACGCCCAAAATCCAGTTGCCAAATGGCACTGGAGAAGCGGAAAACGCCGTGCAGCTCAACCTTGAAGGACAG CAATACGTTGAAGCAGGAACATTCCTGGTGATGGAGATAAAGCTGGACAAGGCCTTGGTACCAAGGAGACTGCGAGAGGAGCTCACCGAACA GGTCAAGCAGATGATTCCTCCTCGCCCCCCGCTGCCTCCTCGGACTTCAGGAGCCCAGAAG GCTGTGGAAGATTATCACCACCACGTCACGAGCATTGCTGCTGCCATCCTAAATGAATGCCATGAACTCTTTGGGAAGCAGCCACCTGACCAGGGAACGACAGACCACCAAACCCTGGAGGAACAGAAGCGTCAGCTCAACTTTGAGCTCAACAGCTCtggcaaatattttgctttaaaggaaCAGCTAAAG TATGCTGTAGTGAAGATTGTGAGGGAGAAATACCTGAAGACGACGGCGTTTGAAAGCCAGGAGAAATTCCAGGCATTCCTCAGTGAGCTCTACGTGTACCTCATGGACCAGATGCACATTGCCCTGAACCAG ctgctgtttgaGGAAGCTGCTCCTTCTGCCCCTCCATCCCACATCACCCAGAAGCAGCTCTGGCTCTTTGCTCATGAGGCTCAAGTCATGAAGGACTACAAGCTGGCATCTCTCTACCACCAGCAG AGGATAGCTCAGGACCAGCACAACATCGAGTGCTGGCTGGACTATGGGGCATTTTGCCTCCTGCTCGAGGAAACAACCAAAGCCCATGAGTGCTTCCAGCAGGCTCTTTCTCTGGATCCCAGTCACATCCAGAG TTTGCTGCTCTGTGGGATTACAGCTGCCATGCTGCAGCACGATGAAGAGGCAACGGTTTTATTTGAGGATGCCTGCTGCTTGGAGCCATCCAGCGTTGTGGCCTGGACGCTTTCAG GTTTGTTTTATGAGCTGCAGGATAATAATATTCAGGCAGAAATGGCCTTCCGTGAGGCTAAGAAGCTCCTGCAAGCACAGCTCGCCAAGGAGAGGAGCATCCCTGaggctgctgaaggagaaggag AGAAGGTTCCAGAAGGCTCTGCTGACAAACTGCCAAAGGTGGTGGAGCCTGCCCCAGCCTGTGTGGCAACCGAGGAAGAGGCGACTGCACCAGAGGCAGCCCCGAAAG CTGGGAATCTCCAGACAAAGCAGGTTCATTCCGATTTTCAGAGCAGCACATCTCAGGACGGACAGCCAGCGGGTGAACGCAGCTCTCTCCCTACAT CACCATCCCCTGGTTCAGGACTTGGACAACCTCCCTGCACGATCTTCATGAAGACAGTGGAATTCCTGATAAAAGTCAATGCTGTCCAG TTTGTTCACAAGGCCCTTGCCCACGAGCTGCTGAGCCTCCAGGGAGGTCCCTTCAGTGAGTACTACCTGGCGCTGGCCCAGACTTACTTGCTGAAAGAAGAACTCTCCAAATGTGAAGAATGTCTCTGCGAGGCTGTTAGGATTGACTGCATG AATCCAAATGTCTGGGCTCAGAAAGGGCACCTCTGCTACCTGAAGAAAGACTTTGGTGAGGCAAAGGAGTGCTATGAGCGAACCATGGGGTTTATGGAGGATGCTGAGGATATGCGCTTTGTCTACCTGCGCCTGGGCTCCATCTACCTGGAGGAGAAATTG TACGGCCGAGCGAAGAAGATCTACCTGCTCGCCTGCAAAGACTCCGCGTCCTGTCTCACCTGGCTGGGAGTGGGAATCGCCTGCTACAGG CTGAAGGAGATGGTGGAAGCAGAAGATGCCCTCTCTGAAGCCAATGCCCTCAATAACACCAACGCTGAAGTGTGGGCATATCTCTCCCTCATCTGCCTGCGT ggaGGACGGCATATGGAGGCAGAGCAGTGCTACAAGTACGTCATCAAG CTGGGCCTGAAGAACGACgcgctgctgcaggagctccgCGCCGCGCAACTGCGGTTCGGCTTCGGCAACCCGGAGCTCTGA
- the CFAP70 gene encoding cilia- and flagella-associated protein 70 isoform X1: protein MEVSGGPSSRKESTVSVPSESQPTPVQITVLKAQDLKTLKSDVSVTSVCVEYNGVILGESSRTEVLPNGTADYNFTTSFECSPDGPNSLDDIAQTPMLLTVIEMLQKDKKQKERTAPLGQAVVDLLPLLQGQHSFQVTAPLYAVPTSPSENLHPEAKGGLEVTVSTKEPLLSATQLSNGNFLSITLEAAYSIPEAFAATGPLQNYMACLQVPATGEKELPLLFKNGILKLAGEKEPLPRPKKWPLANIMAPGALSIPNSFIVGGPYEDEDGELNKGEDREFRIQAESMKRVVWDMESRCYLDPAAVVILQKRIAECQYWPVEVCRISVALPSKGKTSKADKGDEEKQISFHGVAYVNMMPLLCPGVKQIRGAFRVCAYQDSKVFEKSKSQHSIFRDLRRQLSVTRVGSGTLGMGAPLIRAAASKTQKEDKLKSTNKRMSHTPKIQLPNGTGEAENAVQLNLEGQQYVEAGTFLVMEIKLDKALVPRRLREELTEQVKQMIPPRPPLPPRTSGAQKAVEDYHHHVTSIAAAILNECHELFGKQPPDQGTTDHQTLEEQKRQLNFELNSSGKYFALKEQLKYAVVKIVREKYLKTTAFESQEKFQAFLSELYVYLMDQMHIALNQLLFEEAAPSAPPSHITQKQLWLFAHEAQVMKDYKLASLYHQQRIAQDQHNIECWLDYGAFCLLLEETTKAHECFQQALSLDPSHIQSLLLCGITAAMLQHDEEATVLFEDACCLEPSSVVAWTLSGLFYELQDNNIQAEMAFREAKKLLQAQLAKERSIPEAAEGEGEKVPEGSADKLPKVVEPAPACVATEEEATAPEAAPKAGNLQTKQVHSDFQSSTSQDGQPAGERSSLPTSPSPGSGLGQPPCTIFMKTVEFLIKVNAVQFVHKALAHELLSLQGGPFSEYYLALAQTYLLKEELSKCEECLCEAVRIDCMNPNVWAQKGHLCYLKKDFGEAKECYERTMGFMEDAEDMRFVYLRLGSIYLEEKLYGRAKKIYLLACKDSASCLTWLGVGIACYRLKEMVEAEDALSEANALNNTNAEVWAYLSLICLRGGRHMEAEQCYKYVIKLGLKNDALLQELRAAQLRFGFGNPEL from the exons ATGGAGGTCTCTGGGGGGCCATCTTCCAGAAAAGAGTCCACTGTGTCTGTTCCCAGCGAGTCACAACCAACGCCAGTACAGATCACAGTGCTGAAGGCACAGGACCTG AAAACTCTCAAAAGCGACGTGTCAGTCACTTCGGTGTGTGTGGAGTACAACGGAGTGATCCTGGGAGAGTCCTCCAGGACTGAGGTCCTGCCAAATGGGACAGCAGACTACAATTTCACAACCAGCTTTGAGTGCAGCCCCGATGGGCCCAACTCCCTGGATGACATTGCACAAACCCCCATGCTCT tGACAGTGATAGAAATGTTGCAAAAGgacaagaaacagaaggagAGGACCGCACCTCTTGGCCAAGCTGTGGTGGaccttctgcctctgctgcaag GACAGCATTCATTTCAGGTCACAGCTCCTTTATATGCAGTGCCTACCTCTCCATCAGAGAACCTTCACCCAGAGGCCAAG GGTGGCCTTGAAGTGACAGTGAGCACCAAAGAGCCTCTGCTGTCTGCCACGCAGCTTTCAAACGGTAACTTCCTGAGCATTACACTGGAGGCAGCTTATTCTATCCCTGAAGCGTTTGCTGCCACAGGACCCCTGCAAAACTACATGGCTTGCTTGCAAGTACCAGCAACTGGGGAG AAAGAACTCCCCTTGCTCTTCAAGAATGGCATCCTGAAGCTTGCTGGTGAGAAAGAGCCATTACCCCGGCCCAAAAAGTGGCCGCTTGCTAACATTATGGCCCCTGGCGCTCTGAGCATACCTAACTCCTTCATTGTTGGTGGCCCCtatgaggatgaggatggagagCTCAACAAAGGAGAG GACAGGGAATTTAGGATCCAAGCAGAAAGCATGAAGAGAGTTGTGTGGGACATGGAAAGTCGTTGTTACCTGGATCCTGCTGCAGTAGTCAT cctgcagaagcgCATTGCAGAGTGCCAGTATTGGCCCGTGGAGGTCTGCAGGATATCTGTGGCCTTACCcagcaaagggaaaaccagCAAAGCTGACAAG GGagatgaggaaaagcagatttcCTTCCATGGTGTGGCATATGTCAACATGATGCCTTTGCTCTGCCCTGGTGTGAAGCAGATCCGAGGCGCTTTTCGTGTCTGTGCCTACCAAGACAGCAAAGTGTTTGAGAAG AGCAAAAGTCAGCACAGCATTTTCCGAGATCTCAGGAGGCAGCTCAGTGTGACGCGGGTGGGCTCGGGGACCTTAGGAATGGGTGCTCCCCTTATCcgagctgctgccagcaagacTCAGAAGGAAGACAAATTGAAAAGCACAAATAAGAGG ATGTCCCACACGCCCAAAATCCAGTTGCCAAATGGCACTGGAGAAGCGGAAAACGCCGTGCAGCTCAACCTTGAAGGACAG CAATACGTTGAAGCAGGAACATTCCTGGTGATGGAGATAAAGCTGGACAAGGCCTTGGTACCAAGGAGACTGCGAGAGGAGCTCACCGAACA GGTCAAGCAGATGATTCCTCCTCGCCCCCCGCTGCCTCCTCGGACTTCAGGAGCCCAGAAG GCTGTGGAAGATTATCACCACCACGTCACGAGCATTGCTGCTGCCATCCTAAATGAATGCCATGAACTCTTTGGGAAGCAGCCACCTGACCAGGGAACGACAGACCACCAAACCCTGGAGGAACAGAAGCGTCAGCTCAACTTTGAGCTCAACAGCTCtggcaaatattttgctttaaaggaaCAGCTAAAG TATGCTGTAGTGAAGATTGTGAGGGAGAAATACCTGAAGACGACGGCGTTTGAAAGCCAGGAGAAATTCCAGGCATTCCTCAGTGAGCTCTACGTGTACCTCATGGACCAGATGCACATTGCCCTGAACCAG ctgctgtttgaGGAAGCTGCTCCTTCTGCCCCTCCATCCCACATCACCCAGAAGCAGCTCTGGCTCTTTGCTCATGAGGCTCAAGTCATGAAGGACTACAAGCTGGCATCTCTCTACCACCAGCAG AGGATAGCTCAGGACCAGCACAACATCGAGTGCTGGCTGGACTATGGGGCATTTTGCCTCCTGCTCGAGGAAACAACCAAAGCCCATGAGTGCTTCCAGCAGGCTCTTTCTCTGGATCCCAGTCACATCCAGAG TTTGCTGCTCTGTGGGATTACAGCTGCCATGCTGCAGCACGATGAAGAGGCAACGGTTTTATTTGAGGATGCCTGCTGCTTGGAGCCATCCAGCGTTGTGGCCTGGACGCTTTCAG GTTTGTTTTATGAGCTGCAGGATAATAATATTCAGGCAGAAATGGCCTTCCGTGAGGCTAAGAAGCTCCTGCAAGCACAGCTCGCCAAGGAGAGGAGCATCCCTGaggctgctgaaggagaaggag AGAAGGTTCCAGAAGGCTCTGCTGACAAACTGCCAAAGGTGGTGGAGCCTGCCCCAGCCTGTGTGGCAACCGAGGAAGAGGCGACTGCACCAGAGGCAGCCCCGAAAG CTGGGAATCTCCAGACAAAGCAGGTTCATTCCGATTTTCAGAGCAGCACATCTCAGGACGGACAGCCAGCGGGTGAACGCAGCTCTCTCCCTACAT CACCATCCCCTGGTTCAGGACTTGGACAACCTCCCTGCACGATCTTCATGAAGACAGTGGAATTCCTGATAAAAGTCAATGCTGTCCAG TTTGTTCACAAGGCCCTTGCCCACGAGCTGCTGAGCCTCCAGGGAGGTCCCTTCAGTGAGTACTACCTGGCGCTGGCCCAGACTTACTTGCTGAAAGAAGAACTCTCCAAATGTGAAGAATGTCTCTGCGAGGCTGTTAGGATTGACTGCATG AATCCAAATGTCTGGGCTCAGAAAGGGCACCTCTGCTACCTGAAGAAAGACTTTGGTGAGGCAAAGGAGTGCTATGAGCGAACCATGGGGTTTATGGAGGATGCTGAGGATATGCGCTTTGTCTACCTGCGCCTGGGCTCCATCTACCTGGAGGAGAAATTG TACGGCCGAGCGAAGAAGATCTACCTGCTCGCCTGCAAAGACTCCGCGTCCTGTCTCACCTGGCTGGGAGTGGGAATCGCCTGCTACAGG CTGAAGGAGATGGTGGAAGCAGAAGATGCCCTCTCTGAAGCCAATGCCCTCAATAACACCAACGCTGAAGTGTGGGCATATCTCTCCCTCATCTGCCTGCGT ggaGGACGGCATATGGAGGCAGAGCAGTGCTACAAGTACGTCATCAAG CTGGGCCTGAAGAACGACgcgctgctgcaggagctccgCGCCGCGCAACTGCGGTTCGGCTTCGGCAACCCGGAGCTCTGA